From a single Bacillus gobiensis genomic region:
- a CDS encoding type B 50S ribosomal protein L31, producing the protein MKQNIHPQNHEVIFYDVNSGYKFLTHSTKTSSETMEWEDGKLYPVIKVEVSSDTHPFYTGRQKFNEKGGRVEQFKKRYNM; encoded by the coding sequence TTGAAACAAAACATCCATCCGCAAAATCATGAAGTCATATTCTATGATGTAAACAGCGGATATAAATTTTTGACCCATTCAACGAAAACTTCAAGTGAAACGATGGAATGGGAAGATGGGAAATTATATCCTGTGATAAAAGTAGAGGTTAGCTCAGATACTCACCCATTTTATACCGGCCGCCAAAAATTCAATGAAAAAGGCGGAAGGGTCGAGCAATTTAAGAAACGTTATAACATGTAA